A single window of Mycolicibacterium madagascariense DNA harbors:
- a CDS encoding SDR family NAD(P)-dependent oxidoreductase, with the protein MDIEGNSAIVVGGAGGLGEATVRRLHAAGAKVVVADMADDKGKALESELGVRYVQTDATSEESVQAAIAEAVALGPLRISVDTHGGPASGGRLVGKDGSALALDGFKTTIEFYLTAVFNVMRLSAAAIAQSDPLEEGGRGVIVNTASIAGYEGQVGQLPYAAAKGGVLGMTLVAARDLSPLGIRVVTIAPGTINTPAYGKAADQLEQYWGPQVPFPKRMGRSTEYAQLAQSIIENDYLNGEIIRLDGALRFPPR; encoded by the coding sequence GTGGATATCGAGGGCAATTCCGCCATCGTCGTCGGCGGTGCCGGCGGATTGGGCGAGGCGACCGTGCGCCGCCTGCACGCCGCGGGCGCCAAGGTCGTCGTCGCCGACATGGCCGACGACAAGGGCAAGGCCCTCGAGAGCGAGCTGGGCGTCCGCTACGTCCAAACCGACGCCACGTCCGAGGAATCGGTGCAGGCGGCCATCGCCGAGGCGGTAGCCCTTGGGCCACTGCGCATCTCGGTGGACACGCACGGTGGGCCTGCCAGCGGTGGCCGCCTCGTCGGCAAGGACGGCTCCGCGCTGGCGCTCGACGGGTTCAAGACCACGATCGAGTTCTACCTGACGGCCGTCTTCAACGTCATGCGGCTGTCCGCGGCGGCGATCGCACAGTCCGACCCCCTGGAGGAGGGCGGTCGCGGCGTCATCGTCAACACCGCGTCGATCGCCGGCTACGAGGGCCAGGTCGGCCAGCTTCCCTACGCGGCCGCCAAGGGTGGCGTGTTGGGCATGACGCTGGTCGCCGCGCGCGACCTGTCGCCGCTCGGCATCCGCGTGGTGACCATCGCCCCCGGCACCATCAACACGCCCGCCTACGGCAAGGCCGCCGACCAGCTCGAGCAGTATTGGGGCCCGCAGGTGCCGTTCCCCAAGCGCATGGGCCGCTCCACCGAGTACGCCCAGCTGGCGCAGAGCATCATCGAGAACGACTACCTCAACGGCGAGATCATCCGCCTGGACGGTGCCCTGCGCTTCCCACCCAGATGA
- a CDS encoding SDR family NAD(P)-dependent oxidoreductase: MTALDGKVAFVAGASRGIGATVAEALAAAGAAVVVAARSERQGRLPGTIGAVADRIVAAGGRALPVACDVTSEASVNHAVDAAVTEFGGIDVLVANAGVLWLGAIESTPLKRWQLCLDVNLTGVFLVTRAVIPHVRARGGGSLIAVTTTGVTMVDHGANAYWVSKAAAERLYLGLAADLRPDNVAVNCLSPSRVVLTEGWQASGGGVEIPPDMVEPPEAMANAAVWLARQDATGVTGTVQRSESLDLSGEQT; encoded by the coding sequence ATGACGGCGCTCGACGGCAAGGTCGCGTTCGTCGCCGGGGCCAGCCGCGGCATCGGCGCGACGGTCGCCGAGGCGCTTGCCGCCGCGGGGGCCGCCGTCGTCGTCGCGGCGCGCTCCGAACGGCAGGGCAGGCTGCCCGGCACCATCGGCGCGGTGGCCGACCGGATCGTCGCCGCGGGCGGCCGGGCGCTGCCCGTCGCGTGCGACGTCACCAGCGAAGCGTCGGTGAACCACGCGGTCGACGCCGCGGTCACCGAATTCGGCGGCATCGACGTGCTCGTCGCCAATGCGGGCGTATTGTGGCTCGGCGCAATCGAATCCACGCCGCTGAAGCGATGGCAGCTGTGTCTCGACGTCAACCTCACGGGCGTCTTCCTCGTCACCAGGGCCGTCATCCCGCACGTGCGCGCCCGCGGCGGCGGCTCGCTGATCGCCGTGACGACCACCGGCGTGACGATGGTCGACCACGGAGCCAACGCCTACTGGGTGTCCAAGGCCGCCGCCGAACGGCTCTACCTCGGACTGGCGGCCGACCTGCGACCGGACAACGTCGCCGTCAACTGCCTGAGCCCGTCGCGGGTGGTGCTGACCGAGGGCTGGCAGGCCAGTGGCGGTGGCGTCGAGATCCCCCCCGACATGGTCGAGCCGCCCGAGGCGATGGCGAACGCGGCGGTGTGGTTGGCCCGGCAGGACGCGACGGGCGTCACGGGCACCGTTCAGCGCTCCGAATCCCTCGATCTCTCCGGCGAGCAGACGTAA
- a CDS encoding enoyl-CoA hydratase/isomerase family protein — MYDMPAEIDVRAEGGLRIITLNRPDALNAVNDALHVGLATIWAALDEDADARAAVITGAGRAFSAGGDFTYLDELRHDEALRQKTIKHGRELVIGMVRCRIPVIAAVNGPAVGLGCSLAALSDVVYIAETAHFADPHVQIGLVAADGGPLVWPSQISLLQAKEFALTGVRIKAHRAVELGLANHVVADPLAEAIACAKKMMALPQQAVEATKRLMNIQLEKNVMASLDYANLAEYVSFGTPDFNRIVDGLVAKR; from the coding sequence ATGTATGACATGCCAGCCGAAATCGACGTCAGGGCCGAGGGCGGTCTGCGGATCATCACCCTCAACCGACCCGATGCGCTGAATGCCGTCAACGATGCCCTGCACGTCGGGCTGGCCACGATCTGGGCCGCGCTCGACGAGGACGCCGATGCGCGCGCCGCCGTGATCACCGGTGCGGGCCGGGCGTTCTCGGCGGGCGGGGACTTCACCTACCTCGACGAGCTGCGGCACGACGAGGCGTTGCGGCAGAAGACGATCAAGCACGGCAGGGAACTCGTCATCGGGATGGTGCGCTGCCGCATCCCGGTGATCGCCGCGGTCAATGGTCCCGCGGTCGGGTTGGGCTGCAGCCTCGCTGCGCTCTCAGACGTGGTCTACATCGCCGAGACCGCGCACTTCGCCGACCCGCACGTGCAGATCGGTCTGGTCGCCGCCGACGGCGGCCCGCTGGTGTGGCCGTCGCAGATCAGCCTGTTGCAGGCCAAGGAGTTCGCGCTGACCGGCGTTCGGATCAAGGCGCATCGGGCCGTCGAGCTGGGGTTGGCCAACCACGTCGTCGCCGATCCGCTCGCCGAGGCCATCGCGTGCGCGAAGAAGATGATGGCCCTGCCGCAGCAGGCCGTCGAGGCCACCAAGCGGCTGATGAACATTCAGCTGGAGAAGAACGTCATGGCGTCGCTGGACTACGCCAATCTCGCGGAGTACGTGTCGTTCGGCACGCCGGACTTCAACCGGATCGTCGACGGCCTGGTGGCCAAGCGCTGA
- a CDS encoding acyl-CoA dehydrogenase family protein translates to MDFRDSPEEADFRSRLRGWLLEQKGRFPTSGDEYWAKAGEWHQALYAAGFFGTSWPKAYGGQDLPPVYDVIVDEEIAKAGAPARPSLGYLVVGLSHHGDAALAQKFLPGMINGTERWCQGFSEPGAGSDLASLTTTAVRDGDAYVIHGHKIWTSYSDVADWCLLLARTDRDVPKHRGISAFIVPMHQDGVVQRPLKMISGVTKEFGQVEFDGARVPADHMVGAPGDGWKLAMTVVSHEREPSTLGFSARYGKLVRQLAARVDGPPPEELSWAWVQTEMLRLHVRRRLSEQLDGLVHGPQGSLDKLLMTWVEQSVGHAALATAGTGDKDLFEAYMYSRAQSVMGGTSQIQKNIIAQRILGLGA, encoded by the coding sequence TTGGACTTTCGTGATTCTCCAGAGGAAGCCGACTTCCGCAGCAGACTGCGCGGCTGGCTGCTCGAACAGAAGGGCCGGTTCCCCACCTCCGGTGACGAGTACTGGGCGAAGGCGGGGGAGTGGCACCAGGCGCTCTACGCCGCCGGCTTCTTCGGCACGTCGTGGCCCAAGGCCTATGGGGGACAGGATCTTCCACCGGTGTACGACGTCATCGTCGACGAGGAGATCGCCAAGGCGGGCGCCCCCGCTCGGCCCAGCCTCGGGTATCTCGTCGTCGGCCTCAGCCACCACGGTGACGCGGCCCTCGCACAGAAGTTCCTGCCCGGCATGATCAACGGGACCGAACGCTGGTGTCAGGGGTTCAGCGAGCCCGGCGCCGGGTCCGATCTGGCGTCGCTGACGACGACGGCCGTCCGCGACGGGGACGCGTACGTGATCCACGGCCACAAGATCTGGACGAGTTACTCCGACGTCGCCGACTGGTGTCTGCTGTTGGCGCGCACCGACAGGGACGTGCCCAAGCACAGGGGGATCTCGGCGTTCATCGTGCCCATGCATCAGGACGGCGTCGTGCAGCGGCCGCTGAAGATGATCAGCGGGGTCACCAAGGAATTCGGCCAGGTCGAGTTCGACGGGGCGCGGGTGCCGGCCGATCACATGGTCGGGGCGCCCGGCGACGGCTGGAAGCTGGCGATGACGGTGGTCAGCCACGAACGCGAGCCGTCGACGCTGGGCTTCTCGGCCCGGTACGGAAAGCTGGTGCGGCAGTTGGCGGCTCGCGTCGACGGACCCCCACCGGAGGAGTTGTCATGGGCGTGGGTGCAGACCGAGATGCTGCGGTTGCACGTGCGGCGGCGACTGTCCGAACAACTCGACGGACTCGTGCACGGACCGCAGGGGTCGTTGGACAAGTTGTTGATGACGTGGGTCGAGCAGTCCGTCGGGCACGCCGCGCTCGCCACCGCGGGCACCGGTGACAAAGACCTGTTCGAGGCCTACATGTACAGCCGCGCCCAGAGCGTCATGGGCGGCACCAGCCAAATTCAGAAGAACATCATCGCGCAGCGGATCCTGGGACTGGGGGCCTGA
- a CDS encoding acyl-CoA dehydrogenase family protein, giving the protein MDVRLTSEQRQLREAAAKLADDLGPGSVADLDDDGRLARLEKTVDSTGWRSLRSDDASGVDVALVAEEFARGLVDVPFLGPVLHDDLTRRLGRAVAAPDVEPQSVDLTRSLAGVVESPAELTELSHDDAARWYALALTATTADVVGAARGTLTLATEYAKIREQYGASIGSYQAVRHLLAEGLALVEGCVSVLRHAAWAVDELPPAEAVEAARIAKIYCARSARTVCETSIQVHGGIGNTWECLAHVYLRRVLAATEAWPVTLEELTIGLS; this is encoded by the coding sequence GTGGACGTCCGTCTGACCTCCGAACAACGACAACTGCGCGAGGCCGCGGCCAAACTGGCCGACGACCTCGGGCCGGGATCGGTCGCCGATCTCGACGACGACGGGCGCTTGGCGCGTCTGGAGAAGACCGTCGACTCGACGGGCTGGCGGTCGCTGCGCTCCGACGACGCGTCGGGCGTCGACGTCGCCCTCGTCGCCGAGGAATTCGCCCGCGGGCTCGTCGACGTGCCCTTCCTCGGGCCCGTCCTGCACGACGACCTGACCCGTCGCCTCGGTCGCGCGGTGGCCGCGCCCGACGTGGAGCCGCAGTCGGTCGACCTGACCAGAAGCCTTGCCGGAGTGGTCGAGTCACCCGCCGAGCTGACGGAGCTGTCCCACGACGACGCCGCGCGCTGGTATGCGCTCGCGCTGACCGCGACGACGGCAGACGTCGTCGGCGCCGCTCGCGGCACGCTGACCCTGGCCACCGAGTACGCCAAGATACGCGAGCAGTACGGCGCCTCGATCGGCTCCTATCAGGCGGTGCGACACCTGCTGGCCGAAGGTCTCGCGCTCGTCGAAGGGTGCGTCAGCGTGCTGCGGCACGCCGCGTGGGCCGTCGACGAGCTGCCGCCCGCCGAGGCCGTCGAGGCCGCCCGCATCGCGAAGATCTACTGCGCCAGGTCGGCCCGGACGGTGTGCGAGACGTCGATTCAGGTGCACGGTGGCATCGGCAATACCTGGGAATGCCTCGCGCACGTGTACCTGCGCCGGGTGCTCGCGGCCACCGAGGCGTGGCCGGTCACGTTGGAGGAGTTGACCATTGGACTTTCGTGA
- a CDS encoding class I adenylate-forming enzyme family protein translates to MTDVPVLAFDDRQYTRAELDALISGMATALEHRGVRAGGRVALGSSNRPEFVVAVHAIWALGAAVVLVSTAWKRAEVEHALALTAPTHAVGDSPVLAESMPMLHLDEPVTPGRREFAPVDPAADAVFVFSSGTTGMPKAVRHTHGAFATAITHWRAALALSSSDRLQIMTPPSHILGLLNIATALDAGAWVRLHPRFDVEKMLRHVESDRITIEMAVAPIALALAAHPSLESYDLSSLRYVMWCATPVTQSVAAEVTRRSGVRWASAYGASELPVIACTALDGSHLDTVGRAVPGVEIRVVSLDDGRPLAANASGEVQVRSASAMAGYLPEEATGDAFDDGWYRTGDVGHLDDEGWLRITDRAKEMIKVRGFQVAPAEIEAVLHGHPAVADCAVFGVPDHADGEAIVAAVACRSGVAAEELIGLVADRLATYKRPSHVVFVPEIPRLPSGKVLRRVLKERLWTSV, encoded by the coding sequence ATGACTGACGTACCCGTCCTCGCCTTCGACGACCGGCAGTACACGCGGGCCGAACTCGACGCACTGATCAGCGGCATGGCGACCGCGCTCGAACACCGCGGTGTGCGTGCGGGTGGCCGCGTCGCCCTCGGCTCGTCGAACCGGCCGGAGTTCGTCGTTGCGGTACACGCCATCTGGGCGCTCGGGGCCGCGGTCGTCCTGGTGAGTACGGCGTGGAAGCGCGCCGAGGTCGAGCACGCGCTGGCGTTGACGGCACCGACGCACGCGGTCGGGGACAGCCCGGTCCTCGCCGAGTCGATGCCGATGCTGCACCTCGACGAGCCCGTCACCCCCGGCCGTCGGGAGTTCGCGCCCGTCGATCCGGCCGCCGACGCGGTGTTCGTGTTCAGCTCCGGTACGACGGGAATGCCGAAGGCGGTCAGGCACACCCACGGCGCATTCGCGACGGCGATCACGCATTGGCGTGCGGCGCTGGCACTCTCGTCGAGTGACCGCTTGCAAATCATGACCCCGCCGTCGCACATCCTCGGCCTGCTCAACATCGCCACCGCGCTCGACGCCGGTGCCTGGGTGCGGCTGCACCCCCGCTTCGACGTCGAGAAGATGCTGCGCCACGTGGAATCCGATCGCATCACCATCGAGATGGCCGTCGCGCCGATCGCACTGGCGCTGGCCGCGCACCCGTCCCTGGAGTCCTACGACCTGTCCTCGCTGCGGTACGTCATGTGGTGCGCCACGCCGGTGACCCAGAGCGTCGCCGCCGAGGTGACGCGGCGGTCGGGGGTGAGGTGGGCGAGTGCGTACGGCGCCAGTGAGCTGCCGGTGATCGCGTGCACCGCGCTGGACGGCAGCCATCTGGACACCGTGGGCCGCGCCGTGCCCGGTGTCGAGATCCGCGTCGTGTCCCTCGACGACGGACGACCGTTGGCCGCCAACGCTTCCGGTGAAGTTCAGGTCCGGTCCGCGTCGGCGATGGCGGGATATCTGCCCGAAGAGGCGACGGGGGACGCGTTCGACGACGGGTGGTACCGCACGGGCGACGTCGGCCACCTCGACGACGAGGGCTGGCTCCGCATCACCGACCGCGCGAAGGAGATGATCAAGGTCCGCGGGTTCCAGGTGGCGCCTGCCGAGATCGAGGCGGTGCTGCACGGGCACCCGGCGGTCGCCGACTGCGCGGTGTTCGGGGTGCCGGACCATGCCGACGGCGAGGCCATCGTCGCGGCGGTCGCTTGCCGCAGCGGGGTGGCGGCCGAGGAACTCATCGGCCTCGTCGCCGACCGGCTGGCCACCTACAAGAGGCCGAGCCACGTGGTGTTCGTCCCCGAAATCCCCCGTCTGCCTTCCGGAAAGGTGTTGCGCCGAGTGCTCAAGGAGCGACTGTGGACGTCCGTCTGA
- a CDS encoding 2Fe-2S iron-sulfur cluster-binding protein — protein sequence MTAAPRPTTEAGADVTILLDRATTTVPRRAGETILETARRAGLTPPFSCEAGNCGTCMAKLTEGTATMRVNDALMDDEVDEGYVLTCQAVPDAGNVVVDYED from the coding sequence ATGACCGCCGCACCCCGTCCGACCACCGAGGCCGGCGCCGACGTGACGATTCTCCTCGACCGCGCGACGACGACCGTCCCGCGCCGCGCCGGGGAGACCATCCTGGAGACCGCGCGTCGGGCCGGTCTGACGCCGCCGTTCTCCTGCGAGGCGGGCAACTGCGGCACGTGCATGGCCAAGCTCACCGAGGGTACCGCGACGATGCGCGTCAACGACGCCCTGATGGACGATGAGGTCGACGAGGGTTACGTGCTGACCTGCCAAGCGGTTCCGGATGCGGGGAACGTGGTCGTCGACTACGAGGACTGA